The sequence GACGGCCTCAGTCCTCAGCGGCTTGAATCTGGTGACCGGATCAATGTTCTGGAGTTTGAAAAGATGTTTTTAAGTCATCATTCACATAAAACAGTGAATTTTGACTATCAGATTTCAGACTTAGAGCACAAACCAGCCTCAACATCGGGGCTGGTTGTTCAGCGCATCATTGAGCCGATTCAGTTTGAAGCCAGTGTGAGAGTTGAGGACGGTTTGAAGGTGGCAACAATACCTTCATCGCAAATGGTGACCCATCCTGATATTGAAATCACACCCCAAACCAAGACCAAACTGACATCGGGCGGTTATCGTCAGGTCGTGATGCAAGTCATCAGTGATGAATTGACCGACTTGCGTGTCGGTGACTTTAACGTCTCAGGCAACCGAGGCGCACTGGTCATCGGTAGCAAAGCGGCAATCGGCTCGCTCTCGTTTAATTTTTCAGGGGAGCTGTATGTTTATAACGTCAGTAGTAACACTGCTCGTCTCGCGGTTTTGGAGGTGAAATGATGCAAATAAATAGCCCTGTATCCGTGGTCCAAAGTCTACCTGAGGTTGAGGTGAAAACCATGCCTCAGATTGAGGTGAAAACCATGCCTCACACCGAGGTCAGTGTCACCAACTGGAAAGCGGTTCAGACCGTGACCCAACAACCAACTGAGATTTACGGCCGCAATGACGTGGTACTCAATGGCAGCACTCAACGTATCGATGCCAATCCAAAGCGTCAGGGGCTGATTTTACAGGCAGATGAAGGGAATCAGGGGGAGATTGTGATTCAAAGCTTTCTCCGTGTCCCTGCTGGTGCGGTGGTCGAATTTCCGGCCTCGAATGCGGTCACCGTAGAGGGGATCGCGGGGGATGTACTTCATATCGGGGAGCGCGTATGAATTTTAGTTATTCGCAAGCCTCCGGCTGGAAACGGGGAGATATACGGATTTGGACACGCCCGTTAAGTGAAATTCCTCACGGCTGGCAACTGTGCGACGGCACCAACGGCACCCCGAATTTACTTGATCGTGCATTGGTAGGAGCCGGACGGATGTATCAACAACATGAAATGTTTGGCGATACATTTCGATATCCGGGAGTCAATGTACAACCTCGCACCTTAACTCATCAAAACTTACCAGCACACAATCATACGTTTGCCCGTGTATGGTTCCATGAGAGTTCAGGCGGCAGTAATGTCTGGGGGATTAGTGGCTCTAGTTCTGCACCCACAGCAACGAGTTATACAGGTGGGAACGTCGCCCATAACCACGATGCAACCGTGACCCCAATTGATACCCGTCAACCATCGATAGGTATTATTTTTATTATGAAAATGAGGTAACAACGTACTATGAAAGTTACAGCAATTACACAAGACCAAATGATTATCGTTGATGGCGTTGTTGCAGAGATGTCCAAAATCGGCGGCTATCAGATGACCCATGGTGAATGGGCGGTTCAGTACGATACCGCAATCGGAGCGGGGCATATCGAATATCTGGACGCCCGACCCAATCAGGTGATTGGCGAAAACGAATTTAATGCGCGCTATGCATGGTTGATTGACGAGCATCAGCGTTATCAAGACTACGTCAAAGACCAGAGCGCATGAATCAGCCGCTCTTGATTAGCCTGACCATCATCACAGGAGGACTTGCCTATATGCTTTACCGCTCAACGCTTCCGCGTGGCGTTCGGAATAATAACCCGCTCAACATTCGTGACTCAGCGAATGATTGGGAAGGTAAATCAGGATTTAACCGTGATAAAGAATTCGAAGAGTTCAAACACCCTGTCTACGGCTTTCGGGCTGGCGCACGGATACTGAGAAGTTACAGCCGCCAAGGATACAAAACACTCAGTCAAATGATTTACCGCTTTGCCCCAGACAATGAGAATGACACCGCGCTCTATGTGCAGCAAATCAGCCAATGGACAGGGCTTGAGCCAAATCAGACAGTTAATGTCAATGATAACGACCAACTCGCCCGCCTACTTTATGCAATGAGCCGTAAAGAGGTCGGCAATTATTACGGCCTGAGCATGGCACAACAAGGGGTTGCAATGGCATGACAAAGCAAGACATGAAACGGATCGCCCTGTCGGTTGCCGGTGCAATTCTGGCAGCGTACACCATCAAATATCTGAAAAGGAGCCATCTATTATGAGCGATTTTTTCAAAAACAAATTAGGCATCGATATCAACCAAGCATCGACCAAAAAGGGATTCGCGTTAATCGGTGCAGGTGTCGCACTAGCGGCCGGACACCCTGAACTATTAACCGCCAGTATCACACCGGACGGGGTTCACTATGGTGGTTTAATTGGCACCGCTGCCCCTGTATTCATCGGTATCTGGGAAACGCTGAGAGATGAATTCAAGTAATGGCAGAATATCAAACCCTGATAGTTGCTGCGGTGAGCGCGTTATTTAGTGGGATTGGTGTTGGTATCACCTTGAAAACTGATGTGAAGTGGCTCCGGGTGATGTTGGAAAAAATAGATCAACGGGTGACTCATCTGGAACAAGGTAAGGGACAATGACAGAACAAGAGATTGTAGTAAAACATGATATTACTTTAAAACTTGCGGCAACCATATCTGCGATTGTCTTTCTATCAATAGCAATAATTAAAATGAGGTGATATGGCAAAGTCTCTCACAGTCCGGCAAGCTGGCCGTAAAGGCGGGAACGCAACCAAGCGAAAGTGGAAAACCGATAAACTTTTTGCTGCGACGATGCGAAAGAAACTCAGTGCAGCAGGAAAGAAAAGCGTCAAAGTCCGTCGCCAAAAGAAAAAATGACATACCAGAATGACAAAGCCCCCGTATTGGGGCTTTTTGCTATCAAAAGCAGTAACGCCTGATAGATATATTGATGTATAGGTGATGTTAATACAGGCTAGCTCTCAAGAACACAACCCAACCAATACGAACCCTTGTGCATATAAAAACGCTTAGTATGATACATAAAATAAAACGAGAGAAATAATTATGGCTAGGTTGTGTCGATTTAATTTCGATAATTTTGTATATAACTTCGAATCAAATGTTGTAGCAAATGGGTTCTCGTTACCGACTACAATAGGTGGGGCAATTGCTGAACCTCTTTCCATGCTAACAGCAATAGATAGTGCTTTAAATTTTGGAGCAAGGATACCGAAGATCCCCGGAGGGAAAGCAGCAGTATATGGTTATGCTTTATATGGTGCTTATTATGCAGGGGTTTTACTCGGATCGGCAATAATGGCTTCGAACCGGGCAACGCGATGTGATTTGAGGCAATTGAGACGGGCAGCTAAGGACTTAAGTTTATACGGCTCTTGGATCGATGATGCTGTAAATCATTTTCCCGACATTATGAGGGCACAGTAATGAAATCATATCTTATGGATCGAATGAAGCTACTTTCGGTAGCCTTATTATTTGTGTCTATCATGATTCTGGACAGTATATATATTCATAACTATATCAAAATTGCTTTGGCCTGTGCTTATGGCCTTTATTTGATATTGAGTATTTATTACAAGATAAAAAATCGTAATCAGAACCCGCCAACATAGGCGGGTTTTTTCTTATTAAGATCTTTTAAATCTCTTTTTACTTCTCATCAGCAGAGCATAGCTATCATTTGATTTAATGTTCTTGGGTATATTAAGTTCTATTGCGGAGAACTCACGGCCAGAGGGTGTCAGTAACTTATCTCCACGGATCTTGAACCCATACCATGGTGTAGAGCTGGGAAGATACCCCCGGTGCCTAATCAAGAGTAAGCGTGCTTGTGCAACAGGCCATTTATTTTGTTGTTTAAAACGGTAGAGAGAAGACACTGAACATCCTAAATAGTCCGCGGCTTCTTCCATTGAATCAAACTCGCTGATCAAAATCTCGCTGAGCTGACGATTTAACACACCGCATTGATACAATTCATCGCGCAATTTGATGCGCTGCCTTAGCTTTTTCACGTGATGTACCTCACAAAATCATCAAAAAAATAGAAAATGATGATTTCAGGTGTTAGGGCGCTTAGCTTGCGCCTAACACTCAAAATCTGAGGGATTATGTAAATGATTGCTATGAATGAATGTATCAATTAAGAGGTGAGAAGCATTAACGCATTGAATCGACTCAATTATCTTATTTAACATAATATATACAGTCACGTCTTTATCCTTTTAATAAAAAACCCCTAAAATCAGGGGTTTAATCGATTATTCTTGATTCTTATTTTGAGAAGGCTAGGAGGCCATTAGCTTCAATAAAGCTTGTTTAGCTTTATCATTTGTTTGCTTTTCAGCAAGGTTAGAAAGAATCACAACATCTTCATCTATATTTAAAACTCTAGCCACTTTTATAGCTATTTCTTCACTCATTACCTTACCATTACGCCATCTAGACACCGCTTGATGAGTAACATTGAGAAATTTTGCAACAGCATAGTCACTAGGCAAGTCTGCCTCTTCCTTTAGCATGTCTAAAAGTTCAATTGTAGTAATCATAACTACCTCCTACGGCAAGCATAAATCACCTGATTGCGTAGTGCACCACACAATCAGGTGATTGCTTAGGTGTTTTGATCGTCATATTCTTTGTTTCGTGTTAGCTCTCTTAACCGGATTCGAACGCTGAAAAAAGGGCACGTCCGTTTGTTGTAATCAGTGCCGGTTAAGAGAGCGCTCTCATTCAGGGAGTAGCACAGAGCGAATAACACGGAGAACTAAGCGCATGGCTAAATCACATCAAAATCGAAAATCACAAAAATGTGATGTGCATCTAGAAAAGAATCAGTTTAGAGATGCATACCGCATAATCAGAACACTCTGTCATCACACCCAAAATCTTAGCTCTAACACGTTTGACGACTTTCAAGATGCGTTATGTCATCTAATCGATGCGGTGCCGTATAAGAAAGCAATCTATTTTATGCAAGCACAAGAGTCATGGATTAATCGTGAGTCGTGTTACAAAACTGCATCCCGGGTACAAGCGCACCTATACCGGAAAGAACTCACCGAAATCGCGGAGAGTTTCGACGCATGAGCATGATCAACGCGACAGGAAAGCAGCGTAAGGACAGGCCATTAGCCGCCCTGAATCGCTCGATCTTGTCGAAAATTGCTCACTGTCCTTCATCATCGGCAGCATTCACGACCACAAATGGTCGGGCGATCCGTCAATCATTTGCGCGTGATATCTGCCGTGTGATGACCGTTCTCGTTGATGAAATGTGCTTTCATTCAAATAAGGTCGGGGTTGCAACGGTTCACGGCTTCTCTCTCAGAACATGGGGATTTATTGCTGAAGCTGTGAATCTACCGCTTTGGCGGGTCAAACAATGCGTTAAATATGCATTTCAAAAGGGATGGATCACATCTAAGCAACCGAGAGAACGCTACACAGGCAAAGACAATCGCGATCAATGGCGCGGACTTGCATCAATTAAGCGGGTTACAGAAACCTACTTCAAAGACCTTGGTATCTATGAGCAGTATCAAGAGG is a genomic window of Vibrio gazogenes containing:
- a CDS encoding virion protein, with amino-acid sequence MLYRSTLPRGVRNNNPLNIRDSANDWEGKSGFNRDKEFEEFKHPVYGFRAGARILRSYSRQGYKTLSQMIYRFAPDNENDTALYVQQISQWTGLEPNQTVNVNDNDQLARLLYAMSRKEVGNYYGLSMAQQGVAMA
- a CDS encoding DUF3653 domain-containing protein, producing MKKLRQRIKLRDELYQCGVLNRQLSEILISEFDSMEEAADYLGCSVSSLYRFKQQNKWPVAQARLLLIRHRGYLPSSTPWYGFKIRGDKLLTPSGREFSAIELNIPKNIKSNDSYALLMRSKKRFKRS
- a CDS encoding helix-turn-helix domain-containing protein, which gives rise to MITTIELLDMLKEEADLPSDYAVAKFLNVTHQAVSRWRNGKVMSEEIAIKVARVLNIDEDVVILSNLAEKQTNDKAKQALLKLMAS